The following nucleotide sequence is from Sander lucioperca isolate FBNREF2018 chromosome 19, SLUC_FBN_1.2, whole genome shotgun sequence.
AGGAGTTGGAGCCAAAATCACTCCTTGCTGCTCCCGGGGAGAGCCAGCAACCTGAGGTAGAGGAGGGAGCAGGGGAGAGGGAgcaagaggagacagaggagcagtgagaggaagaggaggccgaGTTACTCCGGTGTAAGCTTGGCGGTTTGGAGGCCTTGGCAACAGATGGTACAGGAACCACCAGAGACTCCATGGAGctcagaggctgtgacgtctgcccgcctctcctctctcctcctctctcctcctcagtaaTCGCCTCCATCTCCGGCTCGTCAATAACGCAGTTGTTGAGTTTTATAACAGGGAGAGTAAATGCAGATATGGAGGAGGAAACAATAGAGCGTGCATGGTGTCCTCCCTTCCCCCCATCTCCCTCCACCGACCACTGGTGGCGTACTGAATCCGAGCGAGCCAGCCCGAGGCCCGGGCCGCAGAAGGGGCGATCCTTGTAGAGCGGCGCCAGCAGCCCCGCAAAGCTACAATCCATCTTAGCCTGCCCCCTGTGTCTGTGAAACTCCTCGTCCCCTAACAGCACCTCCTCTTCTTCTGTAGACCCTCCCCCTCCGGCCCGAGAGGAATACGCCAGGGGAGAGTTGCTGGCCAACCAGGCTGCGTTATCAGCTCCAAAGGCTCGAAGATCCCCAACTTCTCTTGCATAGGTGCTGTTGCGGTGATGGTGTTGTTTTTGCTCTCTCTGCCTGAGGCGATGGATGTCAATGACAGTGGAGTACATGTCTCTCATGTGGATTATCTAGTGCAGAAGAGAAATcaaggaagaaaaagagagggcaTAAGAGCAGAGGAAACGTGATCAGAGGGGAATTGCAGAGCTAGGGATGTTATGAGGTTGGCAGAAATATGATTTGCATGTTAGTAGAGATGATGAATATGGATGACTGCACTGTGCATTCCCCTCATTTTGTAGAGAGTGGAGGAAGAACTGAACTGAGAATACAGTGTTGGGGAGGAATATTATAACTACATATTCTATTGACTCAGGTTTTGTGTTTTGAAAAACCTGTTCTAAATTGTCCTTCATGACCTTTTGTACAACCGATCTCTGCACATATCAGTGTTTCCATCATGGCAAGGCAATATCAGTTCTGTTTATATTTCCTGTTACAGTTTATCGGCTAGCATGTAGACCCTCAAAATCCACTGGCAACTCTAGTATTTCATTTCTACTACCTACCTTAGTTTCTCTGTCTCGGTTTTCATGAAGAATGGCATTAGCACAGATAAAGATGAAAATCCCAATGCCCATTGTGAAGGGCCCGAACATCTTCATCCTCTCAGAGTGACGATGCTGTTCCAGGAACCGTGTCAGAGCGCCCCCAGTCTGCTTGGAGGGCGTACCTACATGCAGAGCGTAGGAGCCATTCAATATAAGGAATTTGAATTCATGAACCATGGAGCAGAAAAAAGTGTTTAGCGAGAGTACAGATAAACTGACTcagtccatttaaaaaaatcacccTTCAGAACCAATTTAATGAAACAACCGTGGTTAACTTTTCATTCCTGTGCTCACTTACCTTGCACATTATGACTCGTGCTGGAGTTAGCCGCGTCCTTGTCTGTGACGGCCACCATGGTTctgtttccttctcctgtggcagATGTTCCTCCAGATGTTCCTCCAGCAGTTGCTGGCTTAGATCCTCCTCCGGTCGGCGCTCTGGCTGAGGGCATGGTTTCACTGTGCGGCCAGTAACCCAGCGTCGCCATGCCAATCCCTACGGCCAAGATGACCAGTCCAAGGAGGAGGAAAAACCCGGAGGCGGAGTAGAGGCGGAGCCTACCACGTACAACCACAACATCGGTGCGTCGCTTCCGCTTTCTAAATGAAAAGCAtggaaagaaaacagaaatgataGTTTTTTGGAGACATATATTTAGTGACATCATTACAGCCACCATACAAAAAGTGTACAGAGATTGCAAAGCATTTGCATGGACCGTAACACCTCGCACACACTAGGTTTTTTGTGAATGGTCGACGCTggcttttttaacattaataccAGTGTCACTCATAAATCACATAGAAAATAAACTGCTACCAGTCTCCTGTTGCCCAGAAGTAGTGGATAAAAAAAAGCTCATTTGTAAATACAGGTTCTAGTAATCTTTGTATTAATATTGAAATTATGAAAAGAAGACTAAGATAATTACCTGGGGGCAGCCTCTGGGGCGGAGTTTCCCAGGCCCGGCGATGTAGGTAAGGGCCGGTGCTGAGAGCGGGCGGAGTCTTGGCGTTTTAGCTTAGCCAAGCCTGTTAGCACACCTGCTGCTGCAGTCATACTTAACCTGCAGATACACATGCAACAGCATATTAGTAATACATTTAGCATGTACTGTACGTCCAGCATCTGGTGTGTGCACGTTTGTACCCTGGGACTAAACGACCACTGATGCAGAGCTGTTGCACACCAGTTTGTTGCAcgaaaagatgaaaaaaactgCAAACATCTATTTGATAAAGGCATAGTACatacatctatctataaattgcaggaacgtctgtgtgttatgcgcatatctctcgaaccattaggccgatggatttcaaacttgacaggtgtcttgctacgggcacgagtaagggcagtgccaagtttgacattgtttggattagaaatgcaaaagatattgttaaatatataggtaaaaggagcacacattggcttttgccgctctagccgctggccactccccctctcaccctgaggaccagagacagagagcagcggagctttggcagctaaaacgtgacatacacctcagacccacaaaaatgtgctaagttgcactactttggactgtctttgactttgaataaacaaacgacaattcccgaatttaaggacgtttcagaattccacacatgcaaagcacagcCAGCTACAGACAAGTGGCAGCGAGACGtatatgtgtgtccgtgtttgggggcgtgtttggggggaaggtaacctaCACATCACACgcagacgccacatgcagaaTGCTTTACAACAGCGGGggggactcttttcctgctattgtattaagttgctgtgagctggcagaacataacgtaatctcTGAGATTAtatcttcacagcgctgtgcaatgcgagaaaatctcagagctgaaccgggcagacaccctgggtcgggttaattaagtctacttacaacactaataacattaccgtcgccaaaatacccctgtgaatcaaatccatacttcaccgttaaccgtcGAGCCACTAAACCTGAATTGAAATGAgcacctctgctgaagtgttaaattcgTTATCGATCATACGACACGAGacaatgtctctctctctctctctctctctctctctctctctctctctctctctctctctctctctctctctctctctctctctctctctctgcgtgcacacacacgatccagttctggtggttgatgaacgcagatatgTGGGGCCGGATGGGTAGCACACTGCCAGgagtccatgacgctaatgtctgattactccacattttcattgtgatattttgtgattacgttctctgtcaggtaaatacagtagtacaatgtcttcctctgatgtagacgtagcctacactgtaagtcagtggtaggctatacagtggaggtGCATATTAAATggtttggggtacaatttggttttgaagaattctacaagcagcaataccacaggccaagcaatcacccattccaaacaggcacattttgaacaggcactgcactagttcaCATTAAAAAACATTACCAACAACaaccatttttaaaaacagGTGTAGGGATGCACAAATCAGCACAGT
It contains:
- the tmem200a gene encoding transmembrane protein 200A, whose product is MTAAAGVLTGLAKLKRQDSARSQHRPLPTSPGLGNSAPEAAPRKRKRRTDVVVVRGRLRLYSASGFFLLLGLVILAVGIGMATLGYWPHSETMPSARAPTGGGSKPATAGGTSGGTSATGEGNRTMVAVTDKDAANSSTSHNVQGTPSKQTGGALTRFLEQHRHSERMKMFGPFTMGIGIFIFICANAILHENRDRETKIIHMRDMYSTVIDIHRLRQREQKQHHHRNSTYAREVGDLRAFGADNAAWLASNSPLAYSSRAGGGGSTEEEEVLLGDEEFHRHRGQAKMDCSFAGLLAPLYKDRPFCGPGLGLARSDSVRHQWSVEGDGGKGGHHARSIVSSSISAFTLPVIKLNNCVIDEPEMEAITEEERGGERRGGQTSQPLSSMESLVVPVPSVAKASKPPSLHRSNSASSSSHCSSVSSCSLSPAPSSTSGCWLSPGAARSDFGSNSSLHMLGSHSKSLDLERRPSMLSVHPEQRKHPSWPRLDRSNSSRSNSGNRGSSKGYMRLEDRESEQGERLLDASMSVTDRRDYSKREKLLMISRSHNNLSFEHDEFNSSTLKRGSSETRF